The nucleotide sequence ATTACCCAAATCCTCAGCTGAGAAATTGCCGTAGCGCGATTGTACCGTCAGGGGTGCCTGGAACCAGGGAATATCCGTATTACCGAATTTGTTCCTGACAATGAGGGCATTGAATTTGGGCATATTGACCACGTAGTCAATCTGAATGGAGTTTTTCTCACCGGGCTTACTACGCCAGGAGTTCCAGTTGCTGGACCCGAACTGGCTACGGTCGATCAGCGTACGAAGCGTGATGACATTGCCCTCGCGTTTTTCGCTGATGGTGACGGCATTCAGGTAGTCCGCAGCCCGCTGGTCGGTGGGGGCGTTGGCCGTGATGGACACGTCTACCCGTATTTCTTTTTTATCCCACAGGTTGATCTTTACCTGGCCGTACTGATTATCTACCGAGAGTTGGTCGCGCGAGTCGACGGTATATACTTTTACCACGCTCTTTCGCTTTTCGATCAACTTGGGCTGCTCGGCCTGCGCTACCATCCAGGTACCCAGGACAAGCAGCATGGTACTAAATGATGCTCTTATTTTCATGGCGTTTGTCAGCCTGTTTGATACGTTGAAGAATAGTCAATTGTTGATTCAAAAGATCGATCTGCCATTGCAGGTTTTGGATCATGGCCTGGATCAGGGCTTCCTGGTTGGGAGCTTTTGGTAGCTCCGAGCGCAGATTTCCGTAGCTTTTTTCCAGGCGGTCCAGATCGGTCGAGAATTCCTGGTACAATTCCGGATTATCGCTCGTCAGGCGAATCAGTTCGGCTCGCTTTTCCTGAATGGCATCGTTGTAATGCGTGAACTCCCGGGCGTAGGCCGGTACATTCAGGGCTACCTGCGGATCGCGGGTGACGCCGAATTCTTTATTGAGGTACGCCAGATAGGATATTCCTATGGCCAAAATCAGGCCCGCGGCAATGCGCCAGTCGAAGTAGAGACTGCCCCAGCTGCGGGGGCGGGTTGTTTTTTTCAGGGGAACCGTCTGCTCTGATACGGGTTCCGAGCCGAGTTGCCCGGCAATGCGTCCCCATAAAGCATCGTCCGGTTCCAGGATATCGAAATCCTCCCGGTTGTCGCGCACAAACCGCTCCAGCCGATCCTTCTTATCAAAAGACTTTTTCATGGTCAATCACTCGTTAAAAAGTAAATGTTTGGGTCAAATTGTATAATCGTTGATAGGTGTATTGGTTGAATTGTTGAAAAATTTGCTTTAAAGTCATTCGATAAAACCATCATACAAATTACTTATTGCCTATGTACCTCTGGAACTTTGTGCCAGAACTCCTATTTCATCAATTCCAGTAATTTCCGTTTGGCCCGCATGTACTGAGTTCTTGAAGTTACTTCGTTGATTCCCAGCACTTCTCCAATTTCCTCGTGATCGTATCCTTCGAACAAATACAGGGTCAGCACCACGCGGTACCCTTCCGGTAACTGCTGCATCGTGTGGCGGATTCGCTCCACTTCGTACACCGAGTCTTCGTGCTCGTCATGGCCATCTTCCGAGCCGTACAGTTCCCCGTCGGCGGCCTGCCACTCTTCCAGCTGGATCCATTGCATTTTCCGGCTTCGCAATTGATTGATGGCTTTATTTACCACAATCTGCTTCAGCCATGCTCCGAAGGTAGACTGCTGCCTGAACTGATGGATGTGCGTAAAAGCATCTACAAACGCTTCCTGCAAGGCATCTTCTGCCTCCCCCATGTGATTCAGCATCCTCATGCAGACATTGAACATGGCTTTGGAATAATGCCTGTATAGCTCGTGCTGCGCCTTGCGCTCACCGAGTTTACAGCGTTCCACCAAGTCGACGTGTCGGTCGGTGTACAATTTTGTTTCCAAACGGAAGGTTTAGTTTTTGAACGTTCTGAATCAAAGACCGCTACCCAGTGCGGTAAGTTGCACGAGGTACGTAAATTTTTTGAGAAATAGCCTAACTCTGCTTCAAAGCATCCGCGAACAAAGCCCCCAAAGCGTGTGTTGTTTTCAAAGCGGACGTACCTTTGTCAGCAACCAACATTTTGCAGTGGGCAAAACCATTGTCCACTGTCCACCGTCCATTATCAACTGAATGAAAGCCTTCGACATACCGGATTTTTACCGGAGCCATATTATTTCGCCCATCAAGGAATACCGTCGTAAGCGCGATAAGCTTAAGCGCGACTTCACCCTACGGTACTTGATTTCGGCCCTGTCCGCTTTCTGGTGGCCCGGCATTTCGGCTTTTGCTACGGCGTAGAAAACGCTATTGAAATTGCCTACCGGGCTATATCCGAAAACGCCGGCAAGCGTATTTTTCTTCTGAGCGAAATGATTCATAATCCCGACGTCAACCTTGACTTACAGGAGCGGGGGGTACGTTTTTTGATGGATACCAAAGGAAATCAGCTCATTCCCTGGGAAGAATTGACGCCCGACGATGTGGTGGTGGTACCTGCCTTCGGCACGACCGTAGAAATCCAGAATAAGCTTTCAGAAATCGGGATCGACGCGTATGGCTACGATACGACTTGCCCGTTTGTGGAGAAAGTCTGGAACCGCGCCACCCAAATCGGTGAGAAGGAATATACCGTGGTGGTACATGGCAAGCCGATGCACGAAGAAACCCGCGCTACCTTTTCGCACAGCAAAGAAGCCGCGCCGACCGTAGTAGTCAAAAATATGGAGCAGGCCCAGCGCTTAGGTACCTACATCACCGGCGAAGGTACCCGAGAACAATTTTACGAGGAATTTAAAGGCCAATATTCCGAAAATTTCGACCCGGCGCGTGACCTCAAGCGCATCGGCGTCGTGAACCAGACTACCATGCTGGCATCCGACACGCAGGGCATCGCCGATTACCTCAAGCAGGTGATGATCCGCCACTACCAGCTGCTTCCCGCCGAGATGGACGGGCATTTTGCCAATACCCGCGACACACTCTGCTATGCTACTAATGATAATCAGGATGCTACGTACGCGCTGCTTATGCATCCGGCTGATCTGGCCATCGTAGCCGGGGGGTACAACAGTTCCAATACTTCGCATATCGTAGAGCTTTGCGAGAGCAAGCTACCTACCTATTTCATTACCTCCGCAGATAAAATTCTGGACCGTACCCTCATCCGGCATTTTGATATGCACCAGAAAGAAGAAATTACGACCCAAGGCTACCTGCCCGACAAGGTACCCCTCACGATTCTACTTACCTGCGGAGCTTCGTGCCCCGATGCCGTGGTGGAAGGTATCCTTACCCGAATTTTATCCTTTTTTGAAGAAGTACGTTCGGTCGGAGAAGTGATGGAGGAGTTTCAATAAAGTGCGGGAATTGAATTTTTCAGACCACCGTTATCCCCAGCCAGTCTTCCCGTTCTTTCTGCTGACGGAAATGATGCCGGGCGTGCGTTTCCATGCCCTGAAACCATTCCAGCACATTCATCCAGCCAAACACCGGATGCTGGGTTTTGTAGATACCGGCATCAGCGGCGGCGGCATCGGCCAAGGCCAACCCGTCGCGCAGGGTACCTTTGAAGAGTACCTTGTACGTCTCTCGGCTTTTGGCCACAGGCTCAGGCCCGCGCACGGCTTCGGGTACCTTGACCTTGATGGGAGGGAAACTGTTGTACTTAAAAACATTCTGGCCATTCGCGTTCATTTCGCCGCCCTCCTGTCCTTTACGTTGTTCCAGACATCGCTTCACATTGGCCAGAAAAAAGTATGTGTTCGCACCGTATAAGTGCTCGTACATCTGCCCCAGCGACCATTCTTGTTCGTCGGGCTTTGCCGCAAACTGTTCATCCGTGTAGCGGTCCAGTGCGGTAATATATACCTGCATGGTGCGGGTGAAAGCATCCTTTAATTCATCCAGGGTCATACGAGGTAGGATTTAGGCTAAAACCAAAGCATTAATTCTCTGATACTTCGTTTTCATACCGCTGCAACCGATTTTCGTGTATCCATAGTCGCAGAGGACCGATGGGACGCCCTTCATTATGCAGACGGTCGACAGCCGTAACATAGTACAGGTATTTTTTGTCCGGCTTGGTGGTGCGATCCACGAACCGCTGCCCCTCATGGCACAGGCCCACAATCCGGCGTGGATCGTGGGCCGAGGGTTTTTCCCCCTGCTCGAATCGATATACAACATAGTACCACGCCGAATCACCATCGGCGGCCAGTTCGGGGGCATTCCACAAAAGCTCTACCCCGCCCGGATGCGTTGTGGCCCGCAGGTGGCGTGGGCTCAGGGGTGGGACATTGTCTTTCCAGGGCATGGAAGGTACCAGAGCTGGAAACCGGAACAATTCGGTGCGCAGCGAATCTACAAAACCCAGGGCATTGGCTTTCAGGGAGCGGGAGCTGAAAAAAATACTGCCGTCGGCTCCGCTCGTACGGGCATACCGTACCTGATCGGGAAGTTCCGAAGCGTTCTGCCAGGTTTTGTCCTTATCCTTGTAGCCCACACGGTAGGCGGCTTGTCCTACATACAAGTGGCGCTCGAAATGGTTATCGGCCCACCAGTCCACCAGATTCCGGAAAGGTACCTTGGCAAATCCCGAAGAGAAGTACACCTGAGGGGCGATGTAGTCGATCCAGCCTTCCTGAATCCATTTCCGGGTATCGGCAAACATATGGTCATACGAAGTAAGGCCCCCGGTGGTATTGGAGCCGCCCGGATCGTCGCGCCGGTTGCGCCATACTCCGAACGGGCTGATGCCAAACTTGAGGCGGGGTTTGACGGCGGTCAGTGCATCGTGAATTTGCTTGATCAACACATCCACGTTATGGCGTCGCCAGTCGGCTTTACTGGCAAAATCCTGCCCGTACTTCCGAAAGGTAGCTTCATCATCCAGGGTTTGTCCGGCTACGGCGTAGGGATAAAAGTAGTCGTCGAAATGGATGCCGTCGACGTCATAGTTTTGAGCTACGTTGACCGTCATGTCGGTGATGAACTGCCGAACCTCAGGCAGGCCGAAGTTGAACAGCTTGGCTCCGTCGTAGCTGAGAATCCAGGCCGGGTGGGTGAGGCTCAGGTTCTGGGCCGATACGCTGGTGGAAGACCGGTGCACCAGTCGGTTGAGGTTAAGCCAGGCGTGGAATTCGAGGCCCCGCCGGTGTGACTCCTGAATCATATAGTCCAGGGGATCATAGAAAGGAACCGGCGCCCGGCCCTGCTCGCCGGTGAGCCACTCCGACCAGGGCTCGGTACTTTTGGCGTAGAAGGCGTCACCCGCAGCGCGCACC is from Salmonirosea aquatica and encodes:
- a CDS encoding RNA polymerase sigma factor, encoding METKLYTDRHVDLVERCKLGERKAQHELYRHYSKAMFNVCMRMLNHMGEAEDALQEAFVDAFTHIHQFRQQSTFGAWLKQIVVNKAINQLRSRKMQWIQLEEWQAADGELYGSEDGHDEHEDSVYEVERIRHTMQQLPEGYRVVLTLYLFEGYDHEEIGEVLGINEVTSRTQYMRAKRKLLELMK
- a CDS encoding DinB family protein, translated to MTLDELKDAFTRTMQVYITALDRYTDEQFAAKPDEQEWSLGQMYEHLYGANTYFFLANVKRCLEQRKGQEGGEMNANGQNVFKYNSFPPIKVKVPEAVRGPEPVAKSRETYKVLFKGTLRDGLALADAAAADAGIYKTQHPVFGWMNVLEWFQGMETHARHHFRQQKEREDWLGITVV
- a CDS encoding glycoside hydrolase family 10 protein, with product MKKVGFGIILFYLFFQGLTACHAQPETHDEVPSPPKRELRAVWVATVDNIDWPSQKNLTPDVQRQEFTNLLDFYKQVGMNALFVQVRAAGDAFYAKSTEPWSEWLTGEQGRAPVPFYDPLDYMIQESHRRGLEFHAWLNLNRLVHRSSTSVSAQNLSLTHPAWILSYDGAKLFNFGLPEVRQFITDMTVNVAQNYDVDGIHFDDYFYPYAVAGQTLDDEATFRKYGQDFASKADWRRHNVDVLIKQIHDALTAVKPRLKFGISPFGVWRNRRDDPGGSNTTGGLTSYDHMFADTRKWIQEGWIDYIAPQVYFSSGFAKVPFRNLVDWWADNHFERHLYVGQAAYRVGYKDKDKTWQNASELPDQVRYARTSGADGSIFFSSRSLKANALGFVDSLRTELFRFPALVPSMPWKDNVPPLSPRHLRATTHPGGVELLWNAPELAADGDSAWYYVVYRFEQGEKPSAHDPRRIVGLCHEGQRFVDRTTKPDKKYLYYVTAVDRLHNEGRPIGPLRLWIHENRLQRYENEVSEN